The Aphelocoma coerulescens isolate FSJ_1873_10779 chromosome 2, UR_Acoe_1.0, whole genome shotgun sequence genome contains a region encoding:
- the LOC138105577 gene encoding vasoactive intestinal polypeptide receptor 1-like: MRTLCWLLLPLVTGIHPECKIFQQVVKEEALCLEHNESASPDLKGCARDWDGLTCWPRATFGEVVKIPCPRFFEEFTSTQGFLQRNCTQEEYWSEPFPPYTIACGFDEGSSKGPEDQKSYYSAFWCVYTAGYAASVTSLITALIVFAAFRKFHCTRNYIHMHLFVSFILRAVAVFTKDAVLFADETMDHCLMSTVACKAAVAFFQFSILANFFWLLIEGIYLQTLLLLTFVSNKKFVWWFIFTGWGAPTAVMFAWVLTRIHQQNTGCWDDDENGVVLWIIKGPILLTVLINFIIFINVIRILVHKLKSQEGGGRHSSHFVRLAKSTLLLIPLFGVHYIVFAFFPESTGLEARLYIELGLGSFQGFVVALLYCFSNAEVQTELKKQLCKWQYQEYLTFTHKHGTLSRETSPVNHVTQLSLLDKISPKRRTSVFQDGVTTV, encoded by the exons GTTACGGGCATCCATCCAGAATGCAAAATATTCCAGCAGGTGGTCAAAGAGGAGGCTCTCTGCTTGGAACACAATGAATCTGCCTCACCTGATCTTAAAG GATGTGCCAGAGATTGGGATGGTTTAACCTGTTGGCCTAGAGCCACTTTTGGAGAAGTGGTTAAAATTCCCTGTCCACGATTTTTTGAAGAATTCACCAGTACCCAGG GTTTCCTTCAGAGGAACTGTACACAGGAGGAATATTGGTCAGAGCCTTTCCCACCATACACCATTGCCTGTGGGTTTGATGAAGGTTCCAGCAAAGGACCTGAGGATCAG AAATCCTATTATTCTGCATTTTGGTGTGTCTACACCGCCGGCTATGCAGCATCCGTGACTTCGCTCATTACAGCTTTAATTGTCTTTGCTGCCTTCAG AAAATTCCACTGTACACGGAATTACATCCACATGCACCTGTTTGTCTCCTTTATCCTGAGAGCAGTTGCTGTTTTCACCAAAGATGCTGTTCTGTTTGCAGATGAAACGATGGACCACTGCCTCATGTCAACG GTTGCTTGTAAGGCTGCTGTGGCATTCTTCCAATTCAGTATTTTAGCCAATTTCTTCTGGCTTCTTATCGAAGGGATCTACCTGCaaaccctgctgctgctgacctTTGTTTCCAACAAGAAGTTTGTGTGGTGGTTCATATTTACTGGCTGGG GAGCTCCCACTGCTGTGATGTTTGCTTGGGTCCTCACACGAATCCATCAACAAAACACTGG ATGTTGGGATGATGATGAAAATGGAGTGGTGTTATGGATCATCAAAGGCCCCATCCTGCTAACTGTATTA ATTAACTTTATTATATTCATTAATGTGATCAGGATTCTAGTCCATAAATTGAAATCccaagagggaggagggagacaTTCAAGCCACTTTGT GCGACTTGCAAAATCCACATTGCTTTTGATCCCCCTCTTTGGGGTGCACTACATTGTGTTTGCATTTTTCCCGGAGAGCACTGGTCTGGAAGCTCGGCTTTATATTGAGCTGGGCCTGGGCTCATTTCAG ggttttgttgttgctctCCTATATTGCTTCTCAAATGCAGAG GTTCAGACTGAGCTGAAGAAACAACTGTGCAAGTGGCAGTACCAGGAATACCTGACCTTCACCCACAAACACGGGACCTTGTCCAGAGAAACCAGCCCAGTCAACCACGTCACTCAGTTATCCCTGCTGgacaaaatcagccccaaacgGAGAACCTCTGTGTTCCAGGACGGTGTCACCACTGTCTGA